The proteins below come from a single Crossiella sp. CA-258035 genomic window:
- a CDS encoding cyclic nucleotide-binding domain-containing protein, whose protein sequence is METFEPGQQVCSEGDLGDRVHVLGAGMVKIGRADRARRCRQLAVLGPGQLVDAFLSFSTSRREVTAVAMTAATTLRVAEQRGVERAQLDAKVGSRRCC, encoded by the coding sequence GTGGAGACCTTCGAGCCGGGACAACAGGTCTGCTCCGAAGGCGACCTGGGCGATCGGGTCCACGTGCTCGGTGCCGGCATGGTGAAGATCGGCCGCGCGGACCGTGCCCGCCGGTGCCGCCAGCTCGCCGTGCTGGGACCGGGTCAATTGGTCGATGCGTTTCTCAGCTTCAGCACCAGCCGGAGGGAAGTGACCGCGGTCGCGATGACCGCTGCGACGACTTTGCGGGTGGCCGAGCAACGCGGGGTCGAGCGCGCGCAGCTGGACGCGAAGGTCGGCTCGCGGCGCTGTTGCTGA
- a CDS encoding DEAD/DEAH box helicase, translating to MLLERFERNRAAMIAGQAASPVAGVRAERYDAAVTAAQGKPGVYRMAAPTGSGKTLAGGAFALHHAARHGKSRVIVAVPFMTVTEQNAAVYRSLLDDEDDPVVLEHHSSVSFEKNGKELTAEQADAGERWAKLVAENWDAPFVVTTTVQLFDSLFARKPSRMRKLHRLSNAVLVLDEVQALPKPPRLPSAFMCSR from the coding sequence GTGCTGCTGGAGCGCTTCGAGCGCAACCGCGCGGCGATGATCGCGGGCCAGGCCGCCTCGCCGGTGGCAGGGGTGCGCGCCGAGCGCTACGACGCCGCAGTCACGGCAGCACAAGGGAAACCGGGTGTCTACCGGATGGCTGCTCCCACCGGTTCGGGCAAGACCCTCGCCGGCGGGGCCTTCGCCCTGCACCATGCGGCCCGGCACGGCAAGTCCCGGGTGATCGTCGCGGTGCCCTTCATGACGGTCACCGAGCAGAACGCGGCGGTCTACCGATCCCTGCTCGACGACGAGGACGACCCGGTCGTGCTGGAGCACCACTCCTCGGTGTCCTTCGAGAAGAACGGCAAGGAACTGACGGCCGAACAGGCCGATGCGGGCGAGCGGTGGGCCAAGCTGGTTGCGGAGAACTGGGACGCCCCGTTCGTGGTGACCACCACCGTGCAGTTGTTCGACTCCCTGTTCGCCCGCAAACCCTCTCGGATGCGCAAGCTGCACCGGCTGAGCAACGCCGTGCTGGTGCTCGACGAAGTCCAAGCCCTGCCGAAGCCGCCCCGGCTGCCGTCGGCGTTCATGTGCAGCAGGTAG
- a CDS encoding serine hydrolase domain-containing protein produces MNDFHSSGRPKVREILDWAVTEAGAPSLAVRIQDGDGVWFGSAGLADPLTGARRVPGEQLNVGSIAKGFTAATVLTLAAEGRLTLEDTVEHWLPGSMDDSPYDATKITIRQLLANTSGLFATGMAKKFQRRVNIRSGFLKHRFDAWERQDVLRVALSEPPVGRPGERFFYSNGGFNFAAAIVEQVTGNTFESEVDRAVVRPLGLAGTFARDRCETGYRGRHPRLFSKVFLREGVQPEEVTPDNWQTKMEDPALPPLDTTECSNSWAFGAGDVVSTLDDVTSFLRAMITGDLLPAAQHADMWTTVPTTGAHWLADTRYGLGVYELRLANGVVLRGSSGASTGTMTLAMGTVDGSHLVTAHVANDYSGFPIFDRLLAAEFGAGGLRLEG; encoded by the coding sequence ATGAACGACTTCCACAGCTCCGGCCGCCCGAAGGTGCGCGAGATCCTGGACTGGGCGGTGACCGAGGCCGGCGCGCCCAGCCTCGCGGTGCGCATCCAGGACGGCGACGGCGTGTGGTTCGGTTCGGCGGGCTTGGCCGACCCGCTCACCGGGGCCCGCCGGGTGCCCGGCGAACAGCTCAACGTGGGCAGCATCGCCAAGGGCTTCACCGCCGCCACCGTGCTCACCCTGGCCGCCGAGGGCAGGCTGACCCTGGAGGACACCGTCGAGCACTGGCTGCCCGGTTCGATGGACGACAGCCCCTACGACGCCACCAAGATCACCATCCGCCAGCTGCTGGCCAACACCAGCGGCCTGTTCGCCACCGGCATGGCCAAGAAGTTCCAGCGCCGGGTCAACATCCGCAGCGGTTTCCTGAAGCACCGCTTCGACGCCTGGGAACGCCAGGACGTGCTGCGCGTCGCCCTGTCCGAACCCCCGGTCGGCCGGCCAGGCGAACGCTTCTTCTACTCCAACGGCGGCTTCAACTTCGCCGCCGCCATCGTCGAACAGGTCACCGGTAACACCTTCGAGTCCGAAGTGGACAGAGCAGTGGTCCGGCCTCTGGGCTTGGCAGGCACCTTCGCCAGGGACCGCTGCGAAACCGGCTACCGGGGCCGCCACCCCCGCCTGTTCTCCAAGGTCTTCCTGCGCGAGGGCGTGCAGCCGGAGGAGGTCACCCCGGACAACTGGCAGACCAAGATGGAGGACCCCGCCCTGCCGCCCCTGGACACCACCGAGTGCAGCAACTCCTGGGCCTTCGGCGCGGGCGATGTCGTGTCCACTTTGGACGATGTGACCTCGTTCCTGCGTGCCATGATCACCGGGGACCTGCTGCCTGCGGCGCAGCACGCGGACATGTGGACGACGGTGCCGACGACGGGTGCGCACTGGCTGGCCGACACCCGGTACGGGCTGGGCGTGTACGAGCTGCGCCTGGCCAACGGGGTGGTGCTGCGGGGGTCCAGCGGGGCGAGCACGGGGACGATGACCCTGGCCATGGGGACCGTGGACGGCAGCCACCTGGTGACCGCGCACGTGGCCAACGACTACTCCGGGTTCCCGATCTTCGACCGGTTGCTGGCGGCCGAGTTCGGCGCCGGTGGGCTGCGGTTGGAGGGCTGA